In Bacillota bacterium, a single window of DNA contains:
- a CDS encoding response regulator: MQVLVVDDSAFMRMRTAGLLKGAGYEVLEAENGRVAVELYKRHRPAVVLMDITMPEMDGLEALRAIRQVDPDANVVMLSALGQSSVVMEAIQAGARDFVVKPYQPDRVLFAVGKLVGVVSRG; the protein is encoded by the coding sequence ATGCAGGTGTTGGTGGTTGACGATTCGGCTTTCATGAGGATGCGCACTGCCGGCCTGCTGAAGGGTGCCGGTTACGAGGTGCTGGAAGCGGAGAACGGGCGCGTGGCGGTGGAACTGTACAAGCGGCACCGTCCTGCCGTTGTGTTGATGGACATTACCATGCCCGAGATGGACGGGCTGGAGGCGCTGCGGGCGATCAGGCAGGTTGACCCGGACGCGAACGTTGTCATGCTGAGCGCCCTGGGTCAATCCTCGGTGGTGATGGAAGCCATCCAGGCTGGTGCGCGGGACTTCGTGGTCAAGCCGTACCAGCCGGACCGGGTTTTGTTTGCCGTGGGGAAACTGGTGGGGGTCGTCAGCCGTGGTTAA
- a CDS encoding chemotaxis protein CheW produces the protein MVDEDLWREYLVEAEDLLATVEQCALELEGNPSETTAVDEIFRCVHTLKGNSAFLGLQEVSALCHEFESSMEELRKKQRHPAPEELEAILELVDTIRRLHAEARRAKSPITGTPAGGEPDDTGDAERRYLVFSLGGLTAAVPVGAVDEVSRPLPVSRVPCASRWLRGLVNLRGEVIPIVDFCAVAGLRERDAGFLLVVDAAGTKAAIEVEEIHGVIALVPQPHEDVPAGWLPLFSAVARGPSGLVGIIETSVLLDVGVGKNAGVGG, from the coding sequence GTGGTTGACGAGGACCTGTGGAGGGAATACCTGGTCGAAGCGGAGGACCTCCTGGCCACCGTTGAGCAGTGCGCCCTTGAGCTGGAGGGGAACCCTAGCGAAACAACTGCGGTTGACGAGATCTTCCGCTGCGTCCATACGCTGAAGGGAAACAGTGCCTTCTTGGGTCTCCAGGAGGTTTCGGCATTATGCCACGAGTTCGAATCCTCTATGGAAGAGTTGAGAAAAAAGCAGCGCCATCCTGCCCCGGAAGAGTTGGAGGCGATCCTGGAGCTTGTGGACACCATCCGGCGGCTCCACGCGGAGGCCCGGCGAGCGAAGTCGCCAATCACCGGGACTCCAGCAGGGGGTGAGCCGGACGACACCGGTGACGCAGAGCGGAGGTATCTCGTGTTTTCGCTCGGGGGGTTGACCGCGGCTGTGCCGGTAGGCGCTGTCGACGAGGTGTCCCGGCCGCTTCCGGTGAGCAGGGTCCCGTGCGCCAGCCGGTGGCTGCGGGGGCTGGTCAACCTGCGCGGGGAGGTGATACCCATCGTTGACTTTTGCGCGGTAGCGGGGCTGCGGGAGCGGGATGCCGGGTTCCTTCTGGTGGTGGATGCCGCGGGGACAAAGGCGGCAATCGAGGTTGAGGAGATCCACGGCGTCATCGCACTGGTGCCTCAACCCCACGAGGACGTGCCCGCTGGATGGTTACCGCTGTTCTCGGCGGTCGCACGCGGTCCGTCTGGCCTGGTGGGAATCATTGAGACCTCCGTACTTCTCGACGTGGGAGTGGGCAAAAATGCAGGTGTTGGTGGTTGA